ACTGGCTGCTGCAGGAGGCACAACGGCACGGAATGGAAAGCGTCTTGACGTGCCCAGTACACGAGCGAGCGCGGTCGGCCGTGTCCATACTCCAGGTCACGGTCAGCCGGGACGGTGCCGACGGTGATCGCGTGTTGTTGCGCAATCAGTTCGATTGGCGGTCCACTGCCAGTACGCTATCGGAATGGCGTCTGCGCAGGCTCCGCGAGGCTGCGGCCCGTTGCGGGCTCCAGGACGAAGATTTGACGGTACTACGCGCGTTGTTGCACTGGAAAGACAGCTCGGCGGAAACGATAGCTGCGGGGCTTGATATGCGGGCCCGTCATGTGAGACAAGTCGTTTATCCAAGAATTACCGAAAAACTGCGCGTTGCTCATATCAAAGACGCGGTAACTATTGCGTTTAAATGCGGCTTGATTAACTGATAGCAATATTCAGAGCGCTTCATAACAGATTATTACTGGGCTGTGAAGGGACAAACCGGAGTGGATTTTACGCAGGGTTGTCGGCTAAATTGGCCGCAAGTTTGCAAGCTGGCCGTACCAGGCCTTTCTACTCCGGTGATGAAAACTGCGATTCTCGTTCGATCTGTTTGCTTCACGGTAGCGTGCCTGCTGACCGGTAGTGAATCCTGTGCCGACGTCGGAGCTCGACATGTGTACTGGTCGATGGTCACGACATACCCTGAGGATACCGTATCAGGTCGCGGCCTTCGGTCGTTCGCCGAGCGAGTCGAAACGGAAACGGAAGGCTACATAGCGCCGCACATCCAGTATCGAATGAGTAAGCGCACGGCGCAGCTGGTCGACGATGTACGAGCGGGTAGAGTCGACGCCGCAGACATCTTTGGCGGCAATCTGGGCCGGCTCGATCCGCTGTTCGAACTGTCAACGCTGCCATTCCTGGCGCAAAGCGAAGCGGACGCGAAAACGTTGGCATGCATTGCAGAGCCAGCCTACCGTAGCGCGCTAGCCAAAGCCGGTTTGCATCTACTGGTCGTGTCTCCGTGGCCGCCCACTGGTCTCTGGTCGCGCACACCTCTCAGAAGTGCGAGCGATATCGCCCATTTGAAGGTTCGTACCTATGACGAAGCGTCGGCGACCGCACTAGGCAATGTTGGCGCGCAGGCGTCCAGTCTGCCTATGGAGCAGGTCAAGCCGTTAGTTAGCGAGGGCGGTATCGATGCGGTACTGTCTTCGGGAGATGGATCGGTCGGTGACACCCTCGCCGGGATACTTCCAAACTTTGCAGCGGTTCGATATGCCTTCCCGGTTTCGTTCCTCGTGATGAGTGAGAGCCGCTTCAAGGCGCTGTCCAC
The Paraburkholderia sp. BL23I1N1 DNA segment above includes these coding regions:
- the dctP gene encoding TRAP transporter substrate-binding protein DctP, with the protein product MYWSMVTTYPEDTVSGRGLRSFAERVETETEGYIAPHIQYRMSKRTAQLVDDVRAGRVDAADIFGGNLGRLDPLFELSTLPFLAQSEADAKTLACIAEPAYRSALAKAGLHLLVVSPWPPTGLWSRTPLRSASDIAHLKVRTYDEASATALGNVGAQASSLPMEQVKPLVSEGGIDAVLSSGDGSVGDTLAGILPNFAAVRYAFPVSFLVMSESRFKALSTQRQQQLTAAAHDVQTAEWQAILQRIAINYTHMRNNGVAIEDPISTDLRAKLQNEGRARAREWLGRAGSAGQAIFDAYNSRLTAPAGSECRSGAVEALDGGLG